Sequence from the bacterium genome:
CCGACCGCGGCGTAACGTCACGCGTTTCCCTCGGATATGGCGCTCCGAAACCGCCGCCAAGATCGACCGACATCTTGACCGAGCCGCTCTTGACCGCGTGCTCGAAGCGCCGGCTCAGGTACTTCTTGATGACCCTGCGCCCGGGCGGAATCAGGCAAAAGAACCCGAGCGCATCGGTCAGAACGCCGGGCGTCATGAGCACCGCTCCCGCCACCAGGATGAGAGCGCCGTCGACCAGTTGACCTGCGGGCAGCCGGCCCTGGTTCATCTCCGACCGGATCTTGGCGAGGACCCCGAGGCCCTGGTGGCGGGCCAGGTAGGCGCCGAGAGCGCCGGTCAAGACGATCAGCGCCAGCATGGCCGGCAGGCCGACGCGCTTGCCAATCTCGATCAAGAGCGCCAGCTCGGCGATCGGTACGAGAATGAAGAGAAGAAGTAGTCGGCCCAACTCGGTGAATCCCTCGAGACGATCATCGCACGCGCGTAGAATGTTCGCGTGTCAGGCACAAGGGTGACGCCGTGAGAATCGATCGCATCGATCTCTGGCACGTGGCCGTGCCCTTGCCGGCTCCGTTCCGGCCGGCCTGGATTCCGGGCCTGGTGCAGAACGAGAACCGCTTCGATCTCATCCGTCTGACCACCACGTCGGGCATCGAGGGTTGGTCCGCGGCACCCCGGATGGGGCGTGAGCGCTCCGGGCTCGGCGCCTTGCTCGGTCCCTACTTTCTCGGCGAGCGAGCCGACGACCTCGCCA
This genomic interval carries:
- a CDS encoding FxsA family protein codes for the protein MGRLLLLFILVPIAELALLIEIGKRVGLPAMLALIVLTGALGAYLARHQGLGVLAKIRSEMNQGRLPAGQLVDGALILVAGAVLMTPGVLTDALGFFCLIPPGRRVIKKYLSRRFEHAVKSGSVKMSVDLGGGFGAPYPRETRDVTPRSEKLESPPNRDDSASEP